One stretch of Accipiter gentilis chromosome 20, bAccGen1.1, whole genome shotgun sequence DNA includes these proteins:
- the PXDC1 gene encoding PX domain-containing protein 1 isoform X1, translating into MASAVFEGTSLVNMYVRGCWVNGIRRLIISRRGDEEEFYEIRTEWSDRNILYLHRSYSDLGRLFKRLLDSFPEDRPELSRSPLLQGLITIKEAHDIEARLNEVEKLLKTIINMPWKYSRSEVVLTFFERSPLDQVLKNDNVHKIQPSFQSPVKISEIMRSNGFCLANTETIVIDHSIPNGKEKHLDVDSAEHLFESVSDFTSELEDSDDPTAYVTNLTYYHLVPFETDILD; encoded by the exons atgGCCTCGGCCGTGTTTGAGGGCACCTCGCTGGTGAACATGTACGTGCGGGGCTGCTGGGTGAACGGGATCCGGCGGCTCATCATCAGCCGGCGGGGCGACGAGGAGGAGTTTTACGAGATCCGCACCGAGTGGTCGGACCGCAACATCCTCTACCTGCACCGCAGCTACTCCGACCTCGGCCGCCTCTTCAAGCGGCTCCTCGACTCCTTCCCCGAGGACCGGCCCGAGCTGTCCCGCTCCCCCTTGCTCCAAG GGCTCATCACAATAAAAGAAGCCCATGATATAGAAGCCAGACTTAATGAAGTGGAAAAGCTTCTGAAGACTATTATAAACATGCCCTGGAAG tattcaAGATCTGAAGTCGTCCTCACATTCTTTGAGAGATCTCCTTTGGACCAAGTTCTAAAAAATGACAATGTCCATAAGATTCAGCCAAGCTTTCAAAGTCCAGTTAAAATATCAG AAATCATGCGATCAAATGGATTTTGTTTAGCCAACACTGAAACAATAGTCATTGACCACAGTATACCCAATGGAAAAGAGAAGCACCTGGACGTAGATTCAGCAGAACACTT gTTCGAAAGTGTTAGTGACTTTACCTCAGAGCTAGAAGACAGTGATGATCCAACAGCTTATGTCACCAATTTGACATACTACCACCTGGTCCCATTTGAGACTGATATTCTGGACTGA
- the PXDC1 gene encoding PX domain-containing protein 1 isoform X2 has protein sequence MRGLPARWEPRSGSLYSVSVFMQTGGRPAGEAEAPHGSWHQGLITIKEAHDIEARLNEVEKLLKTIINMPWKYSRSEVVLTFFERSPLDQVLKNDNVHKIQPSFQSPVKISEIMRSNGFCLANTETIVIDHSIPNGKEKHLDVDSAEHLFESVSDFTSELEDSDDPTAYVTNLTYYHLVPFETDILD, from the exons ATGAGGGGTTTGCCTGCAAGGTGGGAGCCGCGGTCGGGCAGTCTCTACTCTGTCTCGGTATTTATGCAGACTGGAGGAAGACCAGCAGGAGAAGCGGAGGCACCCCACGGTAGCTGGCACCAGG GGCTCATCACAATAAAAGAAGCCCATGATATAGAAGCCAGACTTAATGAAGTGGAAAAGCTTCTGAAGACTATTATAAACATGCCCTGGAAG tattcaAGATCTGAAGTCGTCCTCACATTCTTTGAGAGATCTCCTTTGGACCAAGTTCTAAAAAATGACAATGTCCATAAGATTCAGCCAAGCTTTCAAAGTCCAGTTAAAATATCAG AAATCATGCGATCAAATGGATTTTGTTTAGCCAACACTGAAACAATAGTCATTGACCACAGTATACCCAATGGAAAAGAGAAGCACCTGGACGTAGATTCAGCAGAACACTT gTTCGAAAGTGTTAGTGACTTTACCTCAGAGCTAGAAGACAGTGATGATCCAACAGCTTATGTCACCAATTTGACATACTACCACCTGGTCCCATTTGAGACTGATATTCTGGACTGA